AAAGATCACAACAAAGAGGAGTCCATAACCATAGACTGCTCCCGCCCGAGTGGATTGCACAAGATGAGAAACACCAACGGCGGCACCGGCATACAAAAGTCCAGGTCCAAGATAAGCTAAAAAGGGAAATCGTCTCATTTTGGACAAAGTGTAGTGGTTCGAAAGTTTTTGCTACTCTATTCGAGTGTGGATCGATTCAAATAATGGAATAGAATTTCATTGAGTGCTAAAATATCAATCGGTTTGGGCAAAAATTGATCCATTCCAACTTCAAAACATTTTTTCCGTTCCTCATACAAAGCACCGGCAGTCAGGGCAATGATGGGAACCTTTGAACCTGAAGGTTGTTTACGAATCTCAGTAGCTGCTTCCAAACCATCCATGTTAGGCATTTGGACATCCATAAATACTAAATTGGGTATCAATTCGCGAAAGAATCGAACTCCCTCCAAACCGTCCACAGCCTCGATGATTTTAGCATTGGGAATGTATTTTTGAATCATCCGTTTTAAGAGTTCACGGTTCATCTTATTATCTTCCACGATTAATATATGGGGAGAGATATCAGTCAAAACAGATTCTCGGTATTGCGCCAACTCTTCGTTTGGCACATTATTGTTAGCTCCCGAATCAAGGTCTGAATTTTCTTTGCCAAAATTACATTCGATAGAGAAATGAAATTCTGATCCCACACCGACCTGTGATTTAACCTCAATAACCCCACCCATCAAATCTAACAAAGATTTGGTGATTTTTAGTCCTAACCCAGATCCACCATATCTTCTCTTGGAATTAGTTTCTCCTTGCCAGAAGGATTGGAATAAATGCGACTTCTGTTCTTCCGAGATTCCAATTCCGGTGTCTTTGATCACGAATTCTAATTTTGTTTTTTGAAAAGAGATTTCGGATGCATTTACTTTCAGTATTACGTCACCGACTTCTGTGAATTTTACTGCATTCCCTAAAAGGTTAATTAGGATTTGGCGTAACCTGGTTGCATCTACCAATATAATCTCAGGAATACCTTCTCCCGCTTCCAACCTCAAATTAATTCCTTTTTCATTTGCCTTCCAACGCAAAACACCTAACGAATCATTAATGATTTGTTTTAAATTAGAAGTCACTTCATTTAAAACTAACTTTCCCGCTTCTATTTTAGAGATGTCCAAAACATCATTGATAATTCCAAGAAGACCATGTGCACTACTAATTGCGTTCCTCACAAATTCTCGTTGGTCCGTGTCTAAGTTTGTAGTTAATAACAACTCATTAAAACCGATTACACCATTCAACGGAGTTCGAATTTCATGGCTCATATTGGCAACAAATTCTGATTTTGCTTGATTCGCTCTTTCCGCCTCTTTAATTGCATTACGCAAATGAAATTCCGCATTTTTGCGACCAGAAATATCGTTCACATGTACAACAAAATAAGATGGTTCGCCGTCTCTATTTTTCACTAAGGTGTTGGAGATTTCAAACCAAAGGATTCTTTTATCTTTTGAAAAAAATCTCTTTTCATATATTATATTTTCTTTGGATCCGCTGAGCGCTAAATCCCGAAACGAATCAAACAGTATTTTATCATCTTCATATGCAAACTCGTTTGTCTTTTTTCCCAGGAGTTCCGCTTCTTCATAACCTAACATCGCTATTAGTTTTTTATTAACACGTATAAATTGTCCGTTTAGGTCTAAAATACAAACGCCCACACCAGCGTTATCAAAA
This region of Leptospira montravelensis genomic DNA includes:
- a CDS encoding PAS domain-containing hybrid sensor histidine kinase/response regulator produces the protein MHNLIPSEVYSSLILQYLYDAVIVTDLEFRITSWNLAAERIYGYSAKEVIGKSAMTILKTVQSNSTRDNRIVELQTNGIWQGEVFQYTKRSERLTIRSAVSLLKDKSDQTIGIIAINRDITEEIKIKEELVDSEERFRMSFDNAGVGVCILDLNGQFIRVNKKLIAMLGYEEAELLGKKTNEFAYEDDKILFDSFRDLALSGSKENIIYEKRFFSKDKRILWFEISNTLVKNRDGEPSYFVVHVNDISGRKNAEFHLRNAIKEAERANQAKSEFVANMSHEIRTPLNGVIGFNELLLTTNLDTDQREFVRNAISSAHGLLGIINDVLDISKIEAGKLVLNEVTSNLKQIINDSLGVLRWKANEKGINLRLEAGEGIPEIILVDATRLRQILINLLGNAVKFTEVGDVILKVNASEISFQKTKLEFVIKDTGIGISEEQKSHLFQSFWQGETNSKRRYGGSGLGLKITKSLLDLMGGVIEVKSQVGVGSEFHFSIECNFGKENSDLDSGANNNVPNEELAQYRESVLTDISPHILIVEDNKMNRELLKRMIQKYIPNAKIIEAVDGLEGVRFFRELIPNLVFMDVQMPNMDGLEAATEIRKQPSGSKVPIIALTAGALYEERKKCFEVGMDQFLPKPIDILALNEILFHYLNRSTLE